One genomic window of Actinomycetota bacterium includes the following:
- a CDS encoding 4Fe-4S binding protein: protein MASPVWFVNLVKKTFPQRFTLARLTRVPLVGAFLDRWLFGGDDIVYLPKDRVVRVDREVAGGENVVLPTRVVEYFVEKANYHWIMNTCICREASGCRDYPIDLGCLFLGEAAMGINPRLGRRVSREEALEHVRRCREAGLFQLIGRNKLDTVWLNVRPGTRLLTICSCCPCCCLWRMIPALSEKISSKVHRMPGVEVRVTDRCEGCGTCVKKGCFVQAIRMEGDRAVIGKECRGCGHCVEVCPHGAIELIVADTSFMDSLVPRIDGLVDVT from the coding sequence GTGGCCAGTCCAGTGTGGTTCGTGAACCTGGTGAAGAAGACCTTTCCGCAGCGCTTCACCCTGGCCAGGCTGACTAGGGTGCCCCTGGTCGGAGCGTTCCTCGACCGCTGGCTCTTTGGCGGAGACGACATCGTCTACCTGCCCAAGGACCGCGTGGTCAGGGTCGACCGGGAGGTGGCCGGCGGGGAAAACGTGGTCCTTCCCACGCGGGTTGTGGAATATTTCGTGGAGAAGGCCAACTACCACTGGATAATGAACACCTGCATCTGCCGGGAGGCCTCCGGCTGCCGGGACTACCCCATTGACCTGGGGTGCCTGTTCCTCGGGGAAGCGGCCATGGGAATAAATCCCAGGCTGGGCAGGAGGGTGAGCCGGGAGGAGGCCCTGGAACACGTGCGCCGCTGCCGCGAGGCCGGGCTCTTCCAGCTCATCGGGCGAAACAAGCTTGACACGGTGTGGCTGAACGTGAGGCCGGGAACCCGCCTGCTAACCATCTGCAGCTGCTGTCCGTGCTGCTGCCTGTGGAGGATGATACCCGCACTCTCCGAGAAGATCAGCTCCAAGGTGCACCGCATGCCCGGGGTGGAGGTCAGGGTCACCGATAGATGCGAGGGGTGCGGGACCTGCGTGAAGAAGGGTTGCTTTGTCCAGGCTATCCGCATGGAAGGCGACCGGGCGGTAATAGGCAAGGAATGCCGCGGTTGCGGACACTGCGTGGAGGTGTGCCCGCACGGGGCCATCGAACTGATCGTGGCCGACACCTCCTTCATGGACAGCCTGGTGCCACGCATCGACGGGCTGGTGGACGTGACTTGA
- the larB gene encoding nickel pincer cofactor biosynthesis protein LarB yields MRREELLEILQGVREGRVDAEEAAARIALEPVTDLGFANLDQHRELRKDLPEVVYCEGKPPGTVGPIARSLAERSTGNILLTRASEEAYREVKECLPEAEYHPLARVIVVRREERPLVGKVVVVTGGTADIPVAEEAALVAEISGNRVERLFDVGVAGIHRLLSRTDIFRGANVVVVVAGMEGALASIVGGLVSCPVIAVPTSVGYGASFGGLSALLTMLNSCAPGVAVVNIDNGFGAGYLAHLINQAAVH; encoded by the coding sequence ATGCGAAGGGAAGAGCTGCTGGAAATCCTCCAGGGGGTACGCGAGGGCCGGGTGGACGCCGAGGAAGCCGCGGCCAGGATAGCCCTCGAACCCGTGACCGACCTGGGCTTCGCTAACTTGGACCAACACCGCGAACTGCGCAAGGACCTCCCCGAGGTGGTCTACTGCGAGGGAAAGCCGCCGGGAACCGTGGGCCCCATCGCCCGTTCCCTCGCGGAGAGGAGCACCGGGAACATACTCCTCACCCGGGCCTCGGAGGAGGCCTACCGGGAGGTGAAGGAGTGCCTGCCAGAAGCGGAATACCATCCCCTAGCCCGTGTCATCGTCGTGCGGCGGGAGGAGAGGCCGCTAGTGGGCAAGGTGGTGGTGGTCACCGGTGGCACGGCGGACATCCCGGTGGCCGAGGAGGCGGCCCTGGTGGCGGAGATATCCGGCAACCGCGTGGAGCGCCTTTTTGACGTTGGAGTGGCCGGAATCCACCGGCTGCTCTCCCGCACCGACATATTCCGGGGCGCCAACGTGGTGGTAGTGGTGGCGGGGATGGAGGGCGCCCTGGCCAGTATCGTGGGGGGTCTGGTGAGCTGCCCAGTCATCGCCGTCCCCACCTCCGTGGGTTATGGGGCCAGCTTCGGCGGACTCTCGGCCCTCCTTACCATGCTCAATTCCTGCGCTCCCGGCGTGGCGGTGGTGAACATCGACAACGGCTTCGGAGCCGGTTACCTGGCTCATCTCATCAACCAAGCCGCTGTCCATTGA
- a CDS encoding RNA-binding protein, with amino-acid sequence MNIYVGNLSYGSTEDSLRNLFEAYGVVDTVSIIIDRQTGRSRGFGFVEMPNDEEARAAIAGLDNKEFEGRVLRVNEARPKPERRSGYNW; translated from the coding sequence GTGAACATCTACGTCGGAAACCTGAGCTACGGTTCGACTGAGGATTCCCTTCGGAACCTCTTCGAAGCGTACGGAGTGGTGGACACGGTGAGCATCATCATCGACCGCCAGACGGGACGCTCCCGCGGGTTCGGTTTCGTGGAGATGCCCAACGACGAGGAGGCCAGGGCGGCCATAGCCGGCCTGGACAACAAGGAATTCGAGGGACGGGTACTCCGGGTCAACGAGGCCCGTCCCAAGCCGGAGCGCAGGTCCGGATACAACTGGTAA